The Haloarcula sp. H-GB4 DNA window ACTCAGTCGTTGCAGGGTTCTCAATAGTGGCCGGTTTTGTGCTCATCTGGCGGATAGAAGAGATGTGGGCCGATTACGATGCCATTTGTGCGCTCGGAGAGGACAAGTTCATGACCGCATATCGGCGCTTCAAAACAGGCAGTGATGCTTCAATGGCTCATAAGATTCTAGAGAAAGTTGTCTATACCAAGCCAGAGAACACGCGTCGTTTATATCGAAGACTTCACCAGAGCGATTAAAACCAACTTTAGCCGAGCCAATTGAAGTACGGTACCTGAGCCGTTTTTTGCACCTTACATATGAGACAGTAGAGTTAGAAACACATCCATAGCGGGAGTGCTGATCTAACCAACACAGACTGATTCGGCCCGCCGCTGTTGGTTAGCGTATGGACAACGATGGATACGCCCAATAAGCTTTAGTGACGTTAAACATGAGCGCCATCAAGGCTGAGGAACAGGCCGTTCGCGGTATCTGCGAGGAGGTGATGACTCGTCAACGCCCCGTCATCAGGGCTCGGATAGACTGACGAGCAGTCAGCGTCGAGGCACCCAAGAAGTGAGTCGGCGGAGAAATCGAGTGGGACAAAAAACCCACGAGGTATACGGAGCAAAAGAGATTCTATCTCGAAGAAAACAGTGGCACGAAGGTAATTGCCAAACAAGATATTATAATCTGCAATACCGCGAATGTGAGGCAATTGAGAGGCAGTCTGTTTCACCGTTCTGTCCAGCATGGGGCGTTTCTCCGGAAATTCCCTGTCTATCTCCTTCAAAAATTCACTATGGGGATAGCTCACTAATCGGTGCCAAGTACTCGTCTTCCCACTCTCGATGGGCCTGAAGCTCTCGCACGCCACGCTTCGTCAACTGATATTCGTTCTCTCGTCCGTTCTTAGCCTTCTTTTTGATAAGTCCCTTTGCAACCAAATCATCCAACTGCGGATAGACACGTCCTACTGTGATTTCTTCGGAGTAGTATTCCTGCAGTTCCGCAGTCAGTTCTGTCCCCATCGGACTGTCCATGCCTGCGATAACGACCATCATGTCACGCTTAAAGCTGTTCACGTCGTACATCCTGTCAATACAAATACCACTTTCGACAGTCATAATCTTATCTGTTCGTACTTGGCAGAAACCATCTCAATACTCTTCTCAAGCACTGTATTGCCATTTCACCTTATTCGCAAGGTTCGTTTTATGCACACCCTGTCAAGTGGAGGCTCCAAACGATGTCCAATCCAACAGACGAGGAATTGCTGACCGAACTCGCAACCTACCAGAACCGGAAGCTCCTCCTCTGGCAGCTTGCAGCAGACGGGCGCACATTCTGTGGCATCCGGTTCATCGCCCGGGAGTATGACCTGCAGGCCGCGCCCGTTGACGAACAAGTCCAAGCCTTCGTTGCGGATATGCTCTCGGACGGAGAGATCCGCCCAGAATACGATTCGATGGCTGACTGGGACGCTCTAGAAGCGAAGCACGGCGACACTGCCGACGAGTACCTCTCAACCTAACGCTGCCTCAGAGCGATTTTGTGCGGCCTCACTGGCTGGAGGCTTTCCAGTATGTTGCCGACAGCCGAACCACCGTTCGATCCGATCTTCGTCGAGGAACCGCCACTCAGTCCAAACTACGAACAGACGATCATCGACAACGTCGGCTTGC harbors:
- a CDS encoding helix-turn-helix transcriptional regulator — encoded protein: MTVESGICIDRMYDVNSFKRDMMVVIAGMDSPMGTELTAELQEYYSEEITVGRVYPQLDDLVAKGLIKKKAKNGRENEYQLTKRGVRELQAHREWEDEYLAPISELSP